From Streptomyces sp. SAI-135:
AGCGTGGCGCCCTCGGCGATCTGCCCGGAGACGAACAACAGGGCGCCGCCGCCGTCCTGTTCGACCCGGGCGACCTGGGAGTAGTAGGGGCTCAGGGGCTGGGGCGCGCCGACGGGGTTGTCCAGAGTGATCCGCATGGCCTCGACGCTAGGTCCGCCCTTGTGATGCGACAAGCGAATGTCCAGCATGGCTGCCATGCCGAAACCGCATCACACGGATCTCCCTCCCGACCTCGCCACCGTCTGGCTGCGGGTCTTCCTGGAGGTCGCCCGGCACGAGTCGTTCACCGTGGCCGCGCGCACGCTGGGCTGGACGCAGTCGGCCGTGTCCCGGCAGATCGCCTCGCTGGAGGGGGCGTTGGGCGGGGCGCCGCTGTTCGACCGGCTGCCGAGGGGGGTCCGGCTGACCGAGGCGGGGCGGGTGCTCGTGCCGTACGCGGAGACCGTCACCGGGGCGCTGCACGGGGCCGCGCGCGAGCTGGCGGCGCTGCGGGAACCGGCGGGCGGGCGGCTGCGGTTCGGGGCGTTCCCCACGGCGGACGCGGCCCTGGTCCCGCACGCCCTCGGCGCCTTCCGCGCCCGCCGGCCGGGCGTGCGGGTCTCCCGCGAGGAGGGGCTCACGCCGTCGTTGCTGGACCGGCTCACCGAGGGGCGCCTGGACCTCGCGGTCGTCTCCACGACCGGCGGGGCACCGCTGTCGGCGTACGAACTGAGCCATCTGCTCGACGAGTCGCTGTACGTCGCCGTGCCGGCCGGGCATCCGCTCCTGGACGAGGGCGGCGGGCCGGTACGGCTCGGGCGGCTCGCGGACGCCGACTGGATCTCCGGGAGCCCGCGGCCCGAGGGAACGCTTCTCGACGCGGCCCTGCGGCAGGGCTTCCGGCCGCGGATCGCCCATGTCGTCGGCGAGTGGACCGCCAAGCAGGGCTACGTCGCCGCCGGGCTGGGGGTGACGCTGGTCCCGGCACTCGCCGCGGAGGCCGTACGGCCGGACGTGGTGCTGCTCCCGGTGCTCGACGAGGGGGCTCCGGCTCGGGCGGTGTACGCGGCGACGCCGCGGGGCCGGTCGGTCTCACCGGCCGTGGCGGCGTTCGTGGAGTCGCTGCGGGAGGCCGCGGGGCGGCTCGCCCGCGCCTCGTCCCCATGGCGTGGCCCCCTTCCGTCACGCGATACTGCCGACGTCCCGCACCACGCGCGCCCCACAGCGACGGAAGGACCTGAACTCCCTTGACATTCCTACGTGTTCGGATCGGCGTTCCCCAATTGGCCCTGCTGGCCCTGCTGGCGGGGCCGGTGGCCTCCGCCAGCGCGGCGACGGCACCGGCCGCGCCCTCGCCCACCGTGGAGGAACAGCGGCTCGACCGGGCCGTGCCGCGGGAGATCCTCGAACGGTCCGGATTCGACGCCGTCCCGCAGCGCTTCACGCGGGCGCTCGGCTCGGCGCGTTCCTACGGGCAGGCGCACAAGCTCGTCGTACGGCAGGGGGCCGCGCTGTGGAAGCGGGCCGTCGACCGGGCGCAGGGGCGGGGGCCGGCCGGCGGGGACCTGAGCCGGGACGACGACCGGCCCCTGTACTGGGCGCGCCTGGGGATGACCCGCGCGGTGCGCACCTGGGAGCCGCGATTCGGGCTCACGAACCGCCAACGGGCCGCTCTGCTGGGTGAGTTGGAGCGGACTTCGCGGGGGCAGACGTCCGTGCGGTACCCGGGGGGCGACCGGCTGAAGCGGGTGCTCGTCACCGGGTTCGATCCGTTCACGCTGGACCGGGACATACGGATCTCGAATCCGTCCGGGGCCAGTGCGCTGGCCCTCGACGGGACGGTGGTCGAGACGGCGGAAGGGCCGGCGCGGGTGGAGACGGTCGTCTTCCCGGTGCGGTGGCAGGACTTCACGGACCAGACCGTGGAGCGGGCGCTGCGGCCGTATCTGAAGCACGTGGATCTCTTCACGACCGTCAGTCAGGGGCGGGTGGGCCGGTTCGACGTCGAGCGGACCAACGGGGCCTGGCGGGGCGGGTTCGCGGACAACGACAACATCGGGGTGACGGGGACGGTGCCGGTCACCGATCCGGCCACCCAGCCGCAGTGGACGACCACGACGCTGCCGTACAAGGCGATCGTGGACGCGGACACCGGGCGCTTCCCGGTCTACGACAACACGAGCGTGACCGAGATCCCCGCGGGAGGGACACAGCCCGTCGTGCGTCCGGACGGGCCGACCCCGGGGTCCACCGCGCGGGCGGGCGGCGGCGGGGACTACCTGTCCAACGAGATCGCCTACCGGGTCACCCTGCTGCGCGACCGGCTGGGACGGCACGACGAACTGCCGGGCGGTCATGTGCACACGCCGGTACTGCAGTTCGGCACGGGGAACACCGATCCGGCGACGGGGACGGTGACCGATCCGGGGTTCGTGCAGAACCGGCTGGACATCATCGCGCAGGTGCGGGCGATCGTGGTGGTGGCGGTGGAGCAGGCCACTTGAGGCAGGCCGCCGTCCTGGTGGAGTCCAGCCGGCGGTAGAAGTCGGCGACCGGGACCCCGGCCCGGCTCTCGGCGGCCGCCCGCAGGACCTGGGGGAAGGTGACGGTCCCGTGGCGGGCGGGGTCGGGACGGCACGTGGTGGCGAAGTCGCGCAGGAGCCGGAAGACCGCGTCCGCGTCCGTGCGCGTCGCCGGGCGGATCGTGGGCTCAGGCGCCGAGTTCACCGGATACGGCTTCCCCGTCCGGCTCGTCGCCCTCCTCGTCCCCGTCCCGCGTCTCCTCTCCCAGCAGTTCCCGTGCCATCAGGGTCGCCCCCGCCACCGCGCCCGGCATCAGGAACACCGCGACGAAGGGGATCAGGAAGGACAGGCCGAGGGGGGTGCCGAAGCCCCAGATCAGGGTCTTGCGGGAGCGCAGGAGGGTCAGCCGGGTTCGGAGGTCCACGCCGCGGCGCTGGAGTGCCACCGCGGTGAGTTCCTCGGTGAGGAAGAACCCGGTCACGAAGAAGCCGAGCACCGGGACCACGGTCTGGCCGATGACGGGGACGAAGCCCAGCGCGAAGAGCAGCACCGCCCACAGCGCGGCCCGGACCACGATGCGCACGCTGTCGCGCGCCGAGATCCACAGCTCGCGCCAGAGCGGCAGACCGGACTCGGGGGCCGTGCCGTCCGGGGAGACGTCCCGGTCGACCTTCTCGGAGAGGTTCTCGTAGAAGGGCTGGCCGATCAGGAGGGTGACCGCCGTGAAGGTCAGCACCGCCAGCAGGAGGGCCAGTGCGAACAGGACAGCGGTCAGGAAGCCCCGGAACAGGCCCCGCCACGGGCTCGACCAGTCACCGGCGAACGGGGTCGCCCAGGACACCACGTCCTCGCCCCAGTTCGCCAGGGCCACCAGCGCCGCCACGTACAGCACCAGGGTGATCAGGCCCGGGATCAGCCCGAAGCCGTACTGCCTGCCGTGCCGGGCCACCCACCGCTGGCCCTTGAGGAGATAGTGGAAGCCCGCCCCGAGATCACGCATGCCCGCACCCTATCGGGTGGCTCTCCAGCTGCGGATACGGCCGTATGCGCGGCCCGGGCACCCGAGTTGCGCCATCCGGGGCATCCGCGCCACGAACTCCCTCTTGTTGCGGTTGAGTCGAACAGGTACATCTCGCCGTACCGATCTCAGGAAGCCCCGGAGGAGGTACGCGTGCACACCACGAGAACCGTTCCTGCGAGACCCGTCCTGCTCATCGCCCTCGCCGGCTCGCTGCTGCTCACCCCGACCAGCGCGAGCGCCGACCCCGAGCCCCCCAAGCCCCCCACCCGCGAGCGCGCCCACGACCAGGGGCTGGCCCGGGCCCCGGAGAGCGCCGCCCGGCGGTCGCTCACCGCCCCCGTCACCGGCCTCACCGACACCACCCGCGGCTATCCCCGCGAGCAGGTCCTCACCCCCGACCCCGAGAACCCGGCCGACCGGTCCGTCAAGCTGGGCCTCACGCCGTACCACGCGATCGCGCCGAGGCTCAACGCCCTCCAGCGGCTGGGCGACCGGGTGAGCGTCGAGGTCGCCGGGCGTTCGGCGGGCGGGCACCGGCTCTACCTCGTCACCGTGACCGCCCCGGAGACCACCGCCCAGGCCCGCGCCCAGGAGCGGATGCGCGAGCTCATCGAGAACGCGCCCGCGACCGCCGCCAAGTCGAAGGAGATCAAGGCGGGTTACAAGACGCCGGTCTTCTTCAACAACAACATCCACGGCAACGAGTGGGAGGGCACGGACGCCTCCCTGAAGGTCGTCGAGCGGCTCGCGACGGCCCGGGACCGGCGCACCCGGGACCTGCTCGCCCACTCCCGGCTGTACTTCAACATCACCGCCAACCCC
This genomic window contains:
- a CDS encoding pyroglutamyl peptidase — protein: MTFLRVRIGVPQLALLALLAGPVASASAATAPAAPSPTVEEQRLDRAVPREILERSGFDAVPQRFTRALGSARSYGQAHKLVVRQGAALWKRAVDRAQGRGPAGGDLSRDDDRPLYWARLGMTRAVRTWEPRFGLTNRQRAALLGELERTSRGQTSVRYPGGDRLKRVLVTGFDPFTLDRDIRISNPSGASALALDGTVVETAEGPARVETVVFPVRWQDFTDQTVERALRPYLKHVDLFTTVSQGRVGRFDVERTNGAWRGGFADNDNIGVTGTVPVTDPATQPQWTTTTLPYKAIVDADTGRFPVYDNTSVTEIPAGGTQPVVRPDGPTPGSTARAGGGGDYLSNEIAYRVTLLRDRLGRHDELPGGHVHTPVLQFGTGNTDPATGTVTDPGFVQNRLDIIAQVRAIVVVAVEQAT
- a CDS encoding EI24 domain-containing protein, giving the protein MRDLGAGFHYLLKGQRWVARHGRQYGFGLIPGLITLVLYVAALVALANWGEDVVSWATPFAGDWSSPWRGLFRGFLTAVLFALALLLAVLTFTAVTLLIGQPFYENLSEKVDRDVSPDGTAPESGLPLWRELWISARDSVRIVVRAALWAVLLFALGFVPVIGQTVVPVLGFFVTGFFLTEELTAVALQRRGVDLRTRLTLLRSRKTLIWGFGTPLGLSFLIPFVAVFLMPGAVAGATLMARELLGEETRDGDEEGDEPDGEAVSGELGA
- a CDS encoding LysR family transcriptional regulator, with the protein product MAAMPKPHHTDLPPDLATVWLRVFLEVARHESFTVAARTLGWTQSAVSRQIASLEGALGGAPLFDRLPRGVRLTEAGRVLVPYAETVTGALHGAARELAALREPAGGRLRFGAFPTADAALVPHALGAFRARRPGVRVSREEGLTPSLLDRLTEGRLDLAVVSTTGGAPLSAYELSHLLDESLYVAVPAGHPLLDEGGGPVRLGRLADADWISGSPRPEGTLLDAALRQGFRPRIAHVVGEWTAKQGYVAAGLGVTLVPALAAEAVRPDVVLLPVLDEGAPARAVYAATPRGRSVSPAVAAFVESLREAAGRLARASSPWRGPLPSRDTADVPHHARPTATEGPELP